The sequence CTCGTATACTTCGGGAATTTTATGTATGGAGACATCACTTGAAATATAGCCATTGTTGTCGAGTCCATACCCAGCTTGCAAATACGTCATTTTATGTCCTCCTTTTCCCTTTACTATACCAAAAACGATTACTGGTTGCTTTTATTTTTATAATAAAACGCTAACGGCCTTCTCCCAAAGGCTGCATCGCTCATACAGCCTGGGCGTATCAAAAAACGCAATCGAATGTGGGACAAGCCGCGGGAGGATCACTTAGCCGAGAGGAAATAGTTGGTCAGTCCATTTGTGTGGAGCTCATATCCTTTTAAAAAGGAGGCGGCTACAGTTGGCGTGGGATAGAGCGGCTTTACTAAAAGGATGAGCACTAGTATGGATGGTATTGTCTGGACGATTGTTGTCTTTTCGAAAGGCAAGCCAAACCGTTTTAAGGGAAGCATACAAACCTACTGCCCCATTGCCATATAGGAAAAACCCATAAAAAGACCAGCTGACAAGCTGTGACGATGGCTGACAAATATGGATAGCAATAAGCCGGCTATTGTGGCAAGCGTTGGCAAATAGCGGTGTTTGATTGGCGTCCACAACTTTATCATTTGGATAAATAGGACAATGGCTGGTATGGCAATGACTCCGTCCCATATGTTTGTATGGATAATTGGAAAGTCCAAAAGGATGCCGCCTTTCTTTTTTTACATCTGTAAACGATTAATTAATCATCTTAGTGTGTGGAAATCGCCTCATTTTATGCGACTTTACTAGGCGACCATGCTTTAGTCCACCCTTTTTTTAACAAATAAAGTGGCCAGCTGTTCGTATATAGGCAACGCTTAAAAGCACGCTGTTTTTTGTCTGTTTTGGTAATATGGTATAGTGTTAGCGAGATGGAAAGAAGGGATAAGAGAGAATGGAAGAAACGGTTGATATTTTAGCTTGCGGCGCCCATCCAGATGATATTGAAATCGGCATGGGGGGAACAGTTGCAACTTACATACAAAAAGGGTACAACGTCGCTTTTCTTACTTTAACGCTTGCTGAGCTGTCGTCGAATGGCGATATAGCGAGCCGGCAGCAGGAAGCAAAAGCAGCTGCGCAACAATTAGGAGTGAGTACACGTTATCAATTGGAGTTTCCTGATAGGGGGCTGACATACATAGGCGAGGAAAAATTGGAGGAAGTGGTCGACATCATCCGCCTGACGAAGCCAACGCTCGTGTTTATGCCAGCGGCTGACCGCCATCCAGACCATGGTCAGTGTGGGGCTTTAATCAAAGAAGCCATTTTTAATGCGGGCATTCGTCGTTACGGCAATGGTGAACCCCATAAAGTAAAAGCTGCGTACAGCTATTTTATTAATGGCTTTGCCAAGCCTGACTTTGTTGTTGATGTAACCGATAGCCACTCTGCTAAAGTGGCGGCGCTTCAAGCATACAAAAGCCAATTTGTTGCACAAGGTGGGGTGCAGACGCCATTAACTGATGGTTATATTGAAACAGTGATTGCGAGAGATCGTTTGTTTGGCAAAGAGGTAGGGGTGGCATTAGCTGAAGGGTTTGTTGCCGAGAAGCCACTTGTGATGGCAAATTTATTAGAAGGGTGCGGGCGCTGACGTGGAAAAATTGCGAATTGGCATTAGCTGTTACCCGACAGTTGGAGGATCCGGCGTAGTGGCGACAGAACTAGGAAAACAACTAGCATCTCGGGGGCATGAAGTCCATTTTATTACGACGGAAATCCCCTTCCGCCTTGATGATAAAGTTTACCCAAACATTTTTTTTCATCAAGTTGAAGTCAACCAATACGCTGTATTTAAACACCCGCCCCATGACTTGAGTGCAGCCAGCAAGATAGCTGAAGTCATTTTAACGCATGAGCTTGATTTGCTTCATGTCCATTATGCTGTTCCGCATGCAATTTGCGCGATTCTTGCACGGGAGATGAGTGGTAAAGACATAAAGATCATGACGACGCTCCACGGTACAGATATTACCGTACTAGGGTTTGAGCCGTCTTTGCGGCCGCTTATTCGCTATGGGATTGAACAGTCCGATATTGTCACAGCTGTGTCCTATGATCTGGCCCGGCAAACAAACGAGCTAGTACGTACTGATAAGCCGATTCAGACCGTTTATAATTTTATTGACGAACAAGTGTATTATCCAAAACAAGTGGAGCAATTGCGGGCGTGTTACGGCCTTTCGGAAACGGAAGATATCATTATCCATATTTCGAATTTCAGGCCAGTTAAACGGATTATGGACGTGTTGAAAACATTTCAACTCATTGTTAAAAGCAGAGATGCGAAATTGCTTTTAATCGGCAATGGGCCAGAGTTGCCAATTGCGAGGCAGTTTGTGGAAGAAAACGGCTTGACAAACGATGTCCTTATGCTAGGCAACCAAAAGCATGTTGCTGAATTGTTGTCTATGAGCGATTTAATGCTGTTGTTAAGCGAAAAAGAAAGCTTTGGTTTAGTGGCGCTTGAAGCGATGGCATGCGGGGTACCTGTGATCGCGACAAAAATTGGTGGCATCCCGGAAGTTGTTGAAGACGAAGTAACTGGTTATTTATGCCCCCTTGGGAACATTGAGGAGGCAGCTGCAAAAGCGATTTCCTTATTGGCGGATGATAAAAAGCGCCAAGCCTTTAAACGAGCGGCGCTTAAACGAGTAAAGCAGTCGTTTGATTCGCAACACATCGTTAGCCAATATGAGCGTTTATATGAAGCCATGCTTAAAGGGGAGCCGTTATGAGCATTTGGATGGAAGGATTTAAAGTCGTTCGCACGTTAAACGCCGCCGGTTTCGAAGCATACATTGTCGGCGGAGCTGTTCGCGACTATTTGCTTGGCAAGGATGTCGACGACGTTGATGTTGCGACGCAAGCATCCCCTCATCAAGTTGCCGACATTTTTTCTAGAGGTGTGCACATTAACCGTGAACACCAGACGGTGCTTGTTCCCGGAGAAAAAGGCCCAATCGAAATAACGACATTTAAAGGCGAGACACTTGTAGAAGATTTGCAAAAACGCGATTTTACGATAAACGCACTGGCAATGACGGAAACGAGAGAGGTCATTGACCCTTATGGAGGCAGACAGGATTTACAAAACCGCCTATTACGTTCGTATGATGCACAGAAGCGTTTAAGCGAAGATCCTTTGCGAATGTTGCGGGCGGCCCGGTTTATTAGTTCATTAGGCTTTGAGGCTGACCAGCAATTGGTGAAGGAAACAACTGTCCAAAAAGCAGCGTTGCAACGCTGCGCTCTTGAACGGGTGGCGGCTGAACTGGAAAAATTGTTAAAAGGAATGGAGACAGAGGCGGCGTTTGCGTTTTTACAAGAGACAGGCGCCATTCATTGCCTTCCAGGCATTCATATTACTGAAAGACAATTAGCTGAACTGAAACGACTGCCAAAACAACAGTGGGACAGTGGCGACAGAGCTTGGCTTGAATTTGCGATTTGCACAGGCGGATCAAGCAGCATTGCGGCTTTGCCGTTGCCGAAAAAGCGAAAACAGCTAGTGGCAGCTGGAATAAAGGCGTTTGAATATCGACAAACACAACAGCGCTGGAGCGACTGGCAACTGTACATTTCCGGTTT is a genomic window of Shouchella clausii containing:
- the bshB1 gene encoding bacillithiol biosynthesis deacetylase BshB1, with amino-acid sequence MEETVDILACGAHPDDIEIGMGGTVATYIQKGYNVAFLTLTLAELSSNGDIASRQQEAKAAAQQLGVSTRYQLEFPDRGLTYIGEEKLEEVVDIIRLTKPTLVFMPAADRHPDHGQCGALIKEAIFNAGIRRYGNGEPHKVKAAYSYFINGFAKPDFVVDVTDSHSAKVAALQAYKSQFVAQGGVQTPLTDGYIETVIARDRLFGKEVGVALAEGFVAEKPLVMANLLEGCGR
- the bshA gene encoding N-acetyl-alpha-D-glucosaminyl L-malate synthase BshA, with protein sequence MEKLRIGISCYPTVGGSGVVATELGKQLASRGHEVHFITTEIPFRLDDKVYPNIFFHQVEVNQYAVFKHPPHDLSAASKIAEVILTHELDLLHVHYAVPHAICAILAREMSGKDIKIMTTLHGTDITVLGFEPSLRPLIRYGIEQSDIVTAVSYDLARQTNELVRTDKPIQTVYNFIDEQVYYPKQVEQLRACYGLSETEDIIIHISNFRPVKRIMDVLKTFQLIVKSRDAKLLLIGNGPELPIARQFVEENGLTNDVLMLGNQKHVAELLSMSDLMLLLSEKESFGLVALEAMACGVPVIATKIGGIPEVVEDEVTGYLCPLGNIEEAAAKAISLLADDKKRQAFKRAALKRVKQSFDSQHIVSQYERLYEAMLKGEPL
- a CDS encoding CCA tRNA nucleotidyltransferase; the encoded protein is MSIWMEGFKVVRTLNAAGFEAYIVGGAVRDYLLGKDVDDVDVATQASPHQVADIFSRGVHINREHQTVLVPGEKGPIEITTFKGETLVEDLQKRDFTINALAMTETREVIDPYGGRQDLQNRLLRSYDAQKRLSEDPLRMLRAARFISSLGFEADQQLVKETTVQKAALQRCALERVAAELEKLLKGMETEAAFAFLQETGAIHCLPGIHITERQLAELKRLPKQQWDSGDRAWLEFAICTGGSSSIAALPLPKKRKQLVAAGIKAFEYRQTQQRWSDWQLYISGLAIAMQIEAIRAGRQLPSIQKEELAEQWSALPIKAKSDLAITGRDLLHAKAVPGPWIKEALQAAEKAVVTKKCPNEKAAILAFLTTREEGK